A single genomic interval of Stieleria maiorica harbors:
- a CDS encoding metallophosphoesterase, producing MPAYDIIGDIHGHADELKSLLATLGYHRHRAGYRCVDRKLVFVGDFVDRGPAIAEVIEIVRATTDAGDGFAVMGNHEYNAIAYHTAVPGRSDAWFRVHSEKNTRQHQATLDQLSPNEMADAIAWFKRLPVALELDGIRVVHAAWRETQIDLLNHSLESLGRLGVDFLTESERKGSALNEAVEAVLKGPEIALPVGHSIVDNGGHKRNTVRIKWYEDPAGRTYRGYHFGSDDVPDVPMNAETLDGMTGYPEDAPPVFVGHYWLTGRPAPLASNVACTDYSVAKGGKLVAYRWDGEQVLKNENFKWVEG from the coding sequence ATGCCGGCGTACGACATCATCGGTGACATCCACGGTCACGCGGACGAATTGAAATCTCTATTGGCGACTCTTGGGTATCATCGACATCGGGCAGGTTACCGATGCGTGGATCGGAAGCTGGTGTTTGTCGGTGATTTCGTCGATCGGGGACCGGCGATCGCCGAGGTGATTGAAATCGTTCGCGCGACAACGGACGCTGGCGATGGCTTCGCCGTGATGGGGAACCATGAATACAACGCGATTGCCTACCACACCGCTGTGCCCGGCCGAAGTGATGCTTGGTTCCGCGTGCATTCTGAAAAGAACACCAGGCAGCACCAAGCGACGTTGGACCAGCTTTCCCCAAACGAGATGGCTGATGCGATCGCTTGGTTCAAGCGTTTGCCGGTGGCGTTGGAGCTGGATGGGATTCGCGTCGTTCACGCGGCCTGGCGGGAGACGCAGATCGATTTACTGAACCACTCGCTTGAATCACTCGGCCGGTTGGGTGTGGATTTCTTGACGGAATCCGAACGGAAAGGCAGTGCGCTAAATGAAGCGGTCGAGGCTGTTTTGAAAGGGCCGGAAATTGCCTTGCCCGTGGGACATTCGATCGTTGACAACGGAGGCCACAAGCGCAATACGGTTCGGATCAAGTGGTACGAGGATCCGGCCGGGCGGACGTATCGCGGCTACCATTTTGGATCCGATGACGTGCCCGACGTTCCGATGAACGCGGAAACCCTGGATGGAATGACCGGCTATCCCGAGGACGCGCCACCGGTGTTCGTGGGACACTACTGGCTGACCGGCCGGCCAGCGCCCTTGGCCTCGAATGTTGCCTGCACCGATTACAGCGTCGCAAAAGGCGGAAAACTGGTGGCCTATCGCTGGGACGGCGAGCAGGTGTTAAAGAACGAAAACTTCAAGTGGGTCGAAGGCTAG
- a CDS encoding RNA ligase (ATP) — MRKLATIRTVGELRPIDGADLIELAVVDGWKCVTKKGEFSVGDAVIYCEIDSFLPVRDEFEFLRKSSLKTMEGREGFRLRTVKLRGQISQGLLVNPSLLGRSFQVGEDVTDELGIVKYEAPIPACLGGEVVGAFPAFISKTDEERIQNLASDFGSFRGKEFYVSEKIDGTSFTAFVNEGRFGVCGRNWQLAEDQSNSHWRVVRSLSLHERLPSLGRSLAVQGELVGPGIQKNRYRLKEPAVFVFNVFDIDASAYLEKSEMEAVSEQLGLPIVPPIGKVAVPETIDDILAMAEGKSTLNPKTEREGLVWVHGVGDDRISFKTISNRFLAKGGD, encoded by the coding sequence ATGAGAAAACTGGCGACAATCCGGACGGTCGGTGAATTGCGGCCGATTGATGGGGCGGACTTGATCGAGTTGGCGGTGGTCGATGGCTGGAAGTGTGTTACGAAGAAGGGGGAATTCTCCGTCGGGGATGCGGTGATCTACTGCGAAATCGACTCCTTCTTACCGGTGCGCGATGAGTTTGAATTCTTGCGAAAGTCGTCGCTAAAGACCATGGAGGGCCGCGAGGGGTTTCGACTGCGTACGGTGAAGCTGCGCGGGCAGATTTCGCAGGGTCTGCTGGTCAACCCGAGCCTATTGGGGCGATCGTTCCAAGTCGGGGAAGACGTGACGGACGAGCTGGGGATCGTGAAGTACGAAGCGCCCATTCCCGCTTGCCTGGGAGGCGAGGTCGTGGGAGCGTTTCCGGCGTTCATCTCAAAGACGGATGAGGAGCGGATTCAAAACCTGGCGAGTGACTTCGGATCGTTCCGCGGCAAAGAGTTTTATGTGTCGGAGAAGATCGACGGCACCTCGTTCACCGCGTTCGTGAACGAGGGTCGGTTCGGTGTTTGCGGACGCAATTGGCAACTCGCGGAAGACCAGTCGAATAGCCATTGGCGCGTTGTTCGCTCTCTCTCGCTTCATGAAAGGCTGCCAAGCCTCGGCCGGTCGTTGGCCGTTCAGGGCGAATTGGTCGGTCCGGGGATCCAGAAGAACCGGTATCGATTGAAAGAGCCCGCCGTGTTCGTGTTCAACGTCTTCGACATCGACGCGTCGGCGTACTTGGAGAAATCTGAAATGGAAGCCGTCAGTGAACAGCTTGGGTTGCCAATCGTTCCTCCCATCGGGAAGGTTGCCGTGCCGGAAACGATTGACGACATCCTCGCGATGGCCGAAGGCAAGAGCACGCTGAATCCAAAAACCGAACGCGAGGGGTTGGTCTGGGTGCACGGTGTAGGTGACGATCGGATTTCGTTCAAAACGATTTCCAACCGATTCCTCGCCAAAGGCGGCGACTAA